One genomic region from Leptospira tipperaryensis encodes:
- a CDS encoding bifunctional 3,4-dihydroxy-2-butanone-4-phosphate synthase/GTP cyclohydrolase II, whose product MIKPIENAIEEIKSGRMIILVDSEDRENEGDLVVAAEFADKEKINFMATYGRGLICMPMEGERLKKLGLNRMVDDYSLGDKHGTAFTVSVDAKHGTSTGISAQDRAITVQALLDEKTVSADLMRPGHLFPLQAVPGGVLRRAGHTEAAVDLSKLSDLYPAGVICEIMNDDGTMARLPDLEKFAEKHGLNIYTIEDLIRYRRAKENLIRLEVESKLPTEYGEFTIRAYSTLIDDKIHVALIKGEIKKEETAMVRVHSECLTGDIFSSNRCDCGPQLHAALEMIAKEGQGVLLYMRQEGRGIGLINKLKAYNIQDKGYDTVEANEKLGFAPDLRDYGIGAQILRDIGIGKMKILTNNPRKIVGLEGYGLEVVERIPIEIQPGSDNHGYLMTKKLKLGHILGLG is encoded by the coding sequence ATGATCAAACCCATTGAGAACGCAATCGAAGAAATCAAATCCGGAAGAATGATCATTCTTGTGGATTCGGAAGACAGAGAAAACGAGGGCGACCTCGTTGTCGCGGCCGAATTTGCGGATAAGGAAAAGATCAACTTTATGGCCACCTATGGTCGTGGGTTGATTTGTATGCCGATGGAAGGCGAGAGGCTAAAAAAACTCGGCCTCAATCGTATGGTGGATGATTATTCTCTGGGAGATAAACACGGAACCGCGTTTACGGTTTCTGTGGACGCTAAACACGGGACTTCGACTGGGATTTCGGCTCAGGATCGTGCGATCACTGTGCAAGCCCTTTTGGATGAAAAAACCGTTTCGGCGGATTTGATGAGACCGGGACATTTGTTTCCTCTTCAAGCGGTTCCGGGCGGGGTTTTGAGAAGGGCAGGTCATACGGAAGCCGCGGTCGATCTTTCCAAACTTTCCGATCTTTATCCTGCGGGTGTGATCTGCGAGATCATGAACGACGACGGAACCATGGCTCGTCTTCCGGACTTGGAAAAGTTTGCGGAAAAACACGGACTCAATATTTATACAATCGAAGATCTCATCCGCTACAGAAGGGCGAAAGAGAATCTGATCCGCTTGGAAGTGGAATCCAAACTCCCGACCGAATACGGTGAATTTACGATCAGAGCGTATTCCACTCTGATCGACGATAAGATTCACGTGGCCTTGATCAAGGGCGAGATCAAAAAAGAAGAAACCGCGATGGTTCGCGTTCATAGCGAGTGTTTGACGGGTGATATTTTTTCAAGCAATCGATGCGACTGCGGGCCTCAGCTTCACGCGGCTTTGGAGATGATCGCAAAAGAAGGTCAAGGTGTTCTTCTTTATATGAGACAGGAAGGACGCGGGATCGGTCTGATTAACAAATTAAAAGCTTATAATATTCAAGATAAAGGATATGATACGGTGGAAGCCAATGAAAAACTCGGCTTTGCACCTGACTTAAGAGACTACGGAATTGGAGCTCAGATTCTAAGAGATATCGGAATTGGAAAGATGAAAATTCTTACCAACAATCCAAGAAAGATTGTGGGTCTGGAAGGTTACGGTCTCGAAGTGGTCGAAAGAATCCCGATCGAAATTCAACCCGGCTCGGATAACCACGGTTATCTGATGACCAAAAAACTAAAACTCGGTCATATCTTAGGATTGGGTTGA
- a CDS encoding ankyrin repeat domain-containing protein, translating to MDLTFAAYEGNLNQVKEMIRLGASVNAVDGCGDFPLYKANQIEIYKVLLENGANPNQQNRSGFTALMNARTAEQIGLLLENGANPNLRNEDGFTALMLHSYSGNIDMVRLLLENEADVTLRTNPPGSLSAFLQAMEEDNLEIMKLLVEYGVNLEEEDRAYESNTGETLLEAAISDETRSFIEACLK from the coding sequence ATGGATTTAACATTTGCAGCTTATGAGGGAAATTTGAATCAGGTTAAGGAAATGATTCGTTTGGGAGCATCCGTCAACGCAGTCGATGGATGCGGAGATTTCCCGTTATATAAGGCAAATCAAATTGAAATTTACAAAGTTCTTTTGGAAAACGGCGCAAATCCGAATCAGCAAAATCGTAGCGGTTTTACTGCACTTATGAATGCAAGGACGGCGGAGCAGATAGGTCTTCTTTTGGAAAACGGCGCAAATCCGAATCTTCGAAACGAAGACGGTTTTACGGCTTTAATGCTTCATTCTTATTCAGGAAATATTGATATGGTCAGGCTGCTTCTTGAGAACGAAGCGGACGTAACTCTGAGAACAAATCCACCCGGTAGCTTGAGCGCATTCTTGCAGGCGATGGAAGAAGACAATTTGGAAATTATGAAACTCTTAGTCGAATATGGAGTAAATCTCGAAGAAGAAGATCGAGCCTACGAATCCAATACCGGAGAAACTCTTCTCGAAGCAGCTATATCCGACGAAACTCGCTCTTTCATCGAAGCCTGTCTGAAATAG